The sequence below is a genomic window from Cucumis melo cultivar AY chromosome 5, USDA_Cmelo_AY_1.0, whole genome shotgun sequence.
AacgtatatattttcttttactgaattttaaaaaagaaaatgtaagaACTTATCAACGAAGAAATTTCCAAACATAGCCTTCTGTTTCAACAACCAAAATCCAAATTCGAATTAATTCAAACCCACTCAAAGTTtagaatttttgtttttgtatttccattttacaatttaattaaaataaaaagaaaacagatTAATTACCatcaaaattagaaaatttgtcaagaaaatagaatatttcataaaatattaaccccttttaaatatttatgaattttttctattttctaaaaattagtgaatttttttaattaaaaagaaaatataaaatagtatttagtaaatattttgatttattttcgtaagattggaaaagaaaagtgggagagaagagAGAAAGTTACTGGAGAAATTCAATGGTGACGAATTGAACGGTAGCTGAAGTATTAACAATAGCTTTATACGCCGTCGAGGAAAGAGCCATCGTCGTTCCCCGCGCCGTCGGCGTCGAAACAATCGATTCAATATGATCAACGATCGTTATCTGCACCGTCTGATCCGCCACACACGCCTCCGGTTCCGACGCACTAAAACACCTAACAAAATACTGTCTCCCACACGCCGCTCCGTTCTCCCAAATCCCATCCGCCGCCGCCGCAAACATATTATTCGTCGGAAATTGACTTAAATCTCCCCCGAAACACGCCGTCGCTGCATCAAcaaccaaaaacaaaataataacaattaccATTCAAAATCCcccaattttcaaaatttgaaatccaAAAATTTGTTGGAGTTGCGAAAACATTCTTACGGGAATATGGCGGAGGGTATTTGGCGGCAGTGCCGACGTCGCCATGGGAGAAATGGAGAAGGTGAGAGATGAAGAGGAAGAACACGAAACAGAGTTGCTGCCATTGAAGAAAGGGATTCTCTCTGATCAACATTTTTTCGAAGGAAAATTAGGGATTTGAAAGTCAAAAATGGTGAGAGTTTTGAGAAGAGGGGTTTTTGGAGATCTGGATTTTGGGTTTTCTATGTTCTTGAGATTTGAAtaatcttattatttttttatcacTAATTTTTGGAAGGGTTCTTCCATGACAATGAGAGTGGGGAcatttcttcttcctttattaaaatgttcttttctcttctttttctttgaagaaaattaaaatgttaATCTCTTTGTTATGTTAGGTTATCGAGAATATTATCACATGTGTTTATCCTTCCGGAGTTTGATTGGATATTATGTTTGTCTTTAAGAATATGTGGGATATTTAAAATTCAAGCATACAAAGAGTTCAATGTCAATTGAGATATGCTCATTTTTatcttgaatttgaatttgtaGATACTTTTTTAATTGATACATTCTAAAGCCAATAAAACAATTGAGATATGCTCAATGCTTTTACAAATGTAAGATGGAATATCTAAAGCCAATAAAACAAAGACCTAACACAATTACAACAGCAATTttgattgtttatttattttaataaagtTGAATGGATTGATAGTGAAATGTATAGTAGTAAACTATTTAGGGAAACAAAAAGTCAAAGAGATATAAATTCAATCATTTTCATGCAACGTGAAGGAATTCCCTTTTGtaatttattattcttttaccTTTTTGACCAATCATCATAAGGGAAAAAtcccaaaaataaaaattaatcgTTAGATTATAGTATGTTTGGATTGACTTAcgaaaaatttcaaaaactcatttttgtttaagtttaattttgtgaaaaatatttaaaataaacttagAAATTATTTTGAGTAGCTTTTGTATGTATATTATTGTTGTCGAGTTGACCTACTTCGTAACAATGATTTCATTTCGAAAATCAAGTTGTTATAATATCAGACGAGCTTTCTCTTTATCTCTTAGTATCGACTAACTCGTGCCTTGTGTGAGTTTTATTCACATGATACTTTTCTCCTCTTCGATATCCATAGTTCTcatttgaaaatttactacTATTTTCTTGTCAACTTCTACACATTAGAGCTTGATTCTTAAACCAACAGTTGAGTAGTGAGCTTCAACACCTTCCATTTTTGTGTTCTCTTTGGTCACATTTAGGACGGTTAAATGTAACGTTTTTCTTTTATGCGTTACAAGCATTAATAAAACACAACACTCCATGATATCCTTCATATTAAACCCtaaacaataatatttaaaGAGAAGAATTATAGAATAGTTAATATATTTGAgtttaaaccctaaaccttaaACAGTTTCAGATTAGCGTTTTGTTAACATTTTATAATGAATTAGCCAACCTTTGttttaattttactttaaaaccataagggtgtgtttgggggaaggaaaaAGTTATACAGAAAAATGATTATCATAATCTTAGTGtaatgataatatgtgtttgaggaaaagattattattaatagtattatggtaatatgtatttggaagaaaaaaatatgaaaggtagtgttatgatagtatgtgtttggaggagaaattatgatagtagtgttatgataatatgtgtttggagaaagagttatgattgtagtaatttaaaaaacaataataaatttttgattggattatttgggtagggtaatgtaggattgtaagaaagtaaaaatagaaTACGATAGAGTTATTTAGagattaggataaccctaatccgCCTTTATCATAATCCTTGAGCCAAACACGATTTAGTCCaattttctaattcttttttcccTAAAACCCCACCTCAAACATACCCTAAGCATCTAGTTAAGAGTGTTGTAAAATAGAAGTTTTGGTTCTAAGTTAAAAAAGAGAATCCTTGAATTTATTGAATTTGGTATAACCTCTCAACTTCCTTGATGATGGATTTGATGTAAAACCTTTTTCCGTTGTAATTAAATAGAATGTtggtatttattattattattattattattattattattattagcatCATTTATCTTTTTAGCACATGGTTTATGCCCATTGATTTACCGATCagatataaataataatagagAGCTACCATCACGTTTAATTTCTTATTCAAAACAAACATtataattgaaagaaaaaaaaaagctgtCAACATTTATAACATTACCATTCCTAGTTTTTGGAAGATGTTTCACTTCTCACTATTAAATATATTCTAATAATAGTTAACAGCTTTTCGTTCAaccatttcaaaaaaaaaagaaaaatcaatagACTTTTGAATGAACTTTACTTGTGAAATGTGCAAAAATTACTAgcatataaatataataataataatagaaaaaagaaagcatgcttcaaatttcaaattttgaattaaaagaagTCGAAATTCgtaatttcaaatatttatatttaaaaataattatttataaaaaaatatcctTACACTCAATTTCTTCTTTATTAATGAAAAAGAGAGCAATATAATTGACTACGTCAACGAAAAGTCATTCTCAATTTATGTAACGTTAGCTAAACAATTATGACCGactaatatttttaaaaaaggaaaaagaaaaatcgtgaaagaaaaagaaaaataaataaaatcggGTCCATATTTTGGCCAAATACTTTCCAAGattaaaagatttcattttctttttcacaaaattcaaaattatagcTAATAGGTTAAGTACTTGGGAATCTGGATACCTTGGGATAACATACTTTGGAACTATATTGGCAATTTCCCCCTACTTAAGTTTTGAAAACTTTGAACTTAACTACGACTATTAGACACACTTAACAGTTCAAAACCAACCTATTAAACACAAACCTAAAAGTTTCGAGTCATATCCGGAAAAAGAACcaagaaaaaaagggaaaaaaaaaaaaaagatgttgCCATCTTTCACCCAGAAGACCTGGAAAGATAAAGTAATATCGACAAGAAAGCAAGAATGTCCTTCAGAACAACGGGTACCACAAATTGAGATATACGGCAGCTCATGAGGGTCCTCCAAAGTATTTACTTTTCAAAGTGGGAATTGGGCATTGACGTGTTTTAAAGTGTAATAAGGACTTAGAGAAGAAGCTTACATTGAAGTGGAGAGTGCTTTGAACTGGTCTCACACCCAACAGCCTCATTTAATTCCCAAAACAGGTTGGTTGTGGAGAACTGTGCCGCTGCCTTCACTGTCGTCTTGGTTTGAAAGTTTTAGTGTGTGACCAAACGGTAAAACTACTACTTCAGTCTACTTACTTCCAGAGCTTTCGCAACGACATGTTCTTATCTGTGTCTTTCTTCATAACCTTTGCAACTGCCATCTCGAAATCTTCTTGTGTCACATGAACCCTTCTTTCTCTTAGAGCAAACATTCCAGCTTCTGTGCAGACAGCCTGAAAGGATGAAATGAGGTTGACATTGAAGTTCCGTTCACCTGaagcagaaaaaaaaaggaatgtTTCGTGTAGAAATCTAACTGACCTTAAGTTCAGCACCGGATGCACCATTCATCTTCTCAGCAATCTTTTTCAAGTCGATCCCCCgcattaaattcatttttctcGAATGTATTTTCAAGATATCAAAACGAGACTGCATTGCAGAAGATATACCACAAGGTCATCATACTAAAAGACAATTGATACTAAAGGGCTATTACACAAACAATCAAAAGTTTGACCCAAAGTTTGGAGGCctatttgaaacaaaatttgtggactaaacttgtaatttaacttTATTTCATAAATAGGAACCTATATTTCAACTCTGTTCTTGAAGTTAAGTTCTGagtattaaactaaaatatatcTTTCAGGACCCAAAGTAATATATACTGTAGTTTTTTATTATATGGCTTGCATGAATATGTATAAGATCCATGGAGTTTCAGCTGCAGACATGCCACCATATTTATAAGGACAGCCTAAGATTCTTTTGAAAGTTTGTGATTAGGTCCGTCGTCTCACTCAGGCTGTTCTTGTCCATTTTGACACCTCTAGAACAACATGTCACTGTCCCTGGAAACTCCCCGATGGACCTCCTTATAAAGAATAAAATGGCTGAAGGATCCAAAAGGAAGCACCCTTGGCTATTAAAGATTTAGATAGAACTACACTTAAGTTCCATTTTCTTTTACCCTTAATGTTTGTTAATGAACAAACCTACATGTTGCTAATAAATTTCCAAGTAGAAGTTTAGCAATGTCATGTACCTCCTCATTAGGATTTGGGAACTCTATTTTTCTATCAATTCGTCCAGGTCTTAGAAGAGCCTGATCAAGAATATCAATCCGATTTGTGGCCATCAGAACCTGTCGATAAGCTGGTAGTTAGTACATCAAATCAACAAGCATAACATATTTCTAGTTTcttataaactattgtacaaaATTCAGCAATACAAACCTTGATCTTGTTAGACGCTTCAAATCCATCCAGTTGGTTAAGAAGTTCCAGCATAGTTCTCTGCACCTCACTATCACTATTACCAGACCCAGATTCCATACGAGCTGACCCAATACTATCAATTTCATCCATGAAAATGATAGACGGAGCATGTTCCCTGCAGAAGTGTATTAAAAAACGTGTTTTATTCATAAGTTGACATTACAAAAATACACGTGATTCTGAGAAAGCATGAAGTAACAAAAACATAGAAGTCAAGAAATCACATTTTCCATTGAATTATTTTTCAGTGAATATAATAAGGATGCCATTAAGAGCATGGTTAACAATCAGATTATGCCCTTccttatttatttacttattctTTAGGTGGTTGAGGGTTATCTCGTCAAGCAATTTAAGCATagagaataaagaaaaagaatattagAGGAAAACATTAAACTGTATCCAAACATTcaattattaaaaacaaaaactgaAAGATATTCGAAACAGACCTGGCCATCACAAAAAGTTCTCTAACCATCCTAGAACCCTCTCCAATATATTTCTGCACCAACTCAGAACCAGAAACCCTAATGAAAGTACAATCAGTGTGATGGGCTACTGCACGAGCCAACAGTGTTTTCCCAGTACCAGGAGGCCCATATAGCAAGACACCCTGCGCATGATTTAAGAATGAAAAAGAGAGTGAGATTAGAGGAAAGTATATCAGCAACTAGAAACAGCCCACTGCACACTCGATTTTACCTTTGGTTGAGCTATTCCAAGACTTTCGAATAACTCTGGATGCTTGATTGGAAGCTCAATGACCTAATGAAGAATTCAATATGAAAAAGTGAAATAGCGATTTCAAGTTTCTAATATAAGTCTGTAGTAGAATTGATCAACATCCTACAAGCAATGAAGGTAAATCAGGGAATGAAAACCGATGAGAGATATACCTCTTTTATCTCCTTGATTTGCTGATCAAGACCACCAATCATGTCATAAGTAGAATCAGGGACCTTTTCAACTTTCATAAGATTCACTAATGGATCTACTTTGCTTGGCAGAACTAAATGAAGAACATAACTGTCATTTCGAAGAGCAACCCTAGTTGATGGGGTGATTTTTGTGATATCAATGCTTTTATCTATATCTACAACATATTTCCCTTCTGGATGCACCTGTAACGAAAATGGAAGAAGTTGaaaaataaatgtaatataTGCACCTGTGACATGAAGCTTTACATTATGCATCCTAGCTCAAAACCAATATATCCTTTGAGCCACAAATTATAGACACAGAAAACATTATGCAAGCTTAATTCAAACCACAATCCCCAGCACGGGAAAAATGGCATACTGaggttattaaaaaaaaattagaagtcAAATGTGAAACTAAATTGCCTTTTCCAAAAGAATGCAATGAATTGGAGGATTAAAACTAAAAGTCTGTTCAAAACAACCTAATATTTTTTATGCAAAATAGACATGGTTT
It includes:
- the LOC103497510 gene encoding 26S proteasome regulatory subunit 8 homolog A-like gives rise to the protein MATMELDTKLPEAINEEACSAKPATKHGEGLRHYYLQHIQDLQLQLRLKTHNLNRLEAQRNELNSRVRLLREELQLLQEPGSYVGEVVKVMGKNKVLVKVHPEGKYVVDIDKSIDITKITPSTRVALRNDSYVLHLVLPSKVDPLVNLMKVEKVPDSTYDMIGGLDQQIKEIKEVIELPIKHPELFESLGIAQPKGVLLYGPPGTGKTLLARAVAHHTDCTFIRVSGSELVQKYIGEGSRMVRELFVMAREHAPSIIFMDEIDSIGSARMESGSGNSDSEVQRTMLELLNQLDGFEASNKIKVLMATNRIDILDQALLRPGRIDRKIEFPNPNEESRFDILKIHSRKMNLMRGIDLKKIAEKMNGASGAELKAVCTEAGMFALRERRVHVTQEDFEMAVAKVMKKDTDKNMSLRKLWK
- the LOC103497475 gene encoding EG45-like domain containing protein 2, coding for MLIRENPFLQWQQLCFVFFLFISHLLHFSHGDVGTAAKYPPPYSPTACFGGDLSQFPTNNMFAAAADGIWENGAACGRQYFVRCFSASEPEACVADQTVQITIVDHIESIVSTPTARGTTMALSSTAYKAIVNTSATVQFVTIEFLQV